From the genome of Biomphalaria glabrata chromosome 1, xgBioGlab47.1, whole genome shotgun sequence, one region includes:
- the LOC129924308 gene encoding mucin-22-like: MRWDLDLVNSTIASASTVSTITSASIVITIASASTVSTITSASTVSTIIYASTVSTITSASTVSTITYVSTVSTIASVFTVSTITYASTVSTIASASTVSTITCASTVSTITCASTVSTITCASTVSTITSASTVSTITCASTVSTITSASTVSTITCASTVSTITCASTVSTITCASTVSTITSASTVSTITCASTVSTITCASTVSTITSASTVSTITCASTVSIITCASTVSTITCASTVSPITSASTVSTITSVSTVSTIICASTVSTITSASTVSTITCASTVSTITCASTVSTIASVSTVSTITCASIVSTITSVSTVSTITSVSTVSTITSVSTVSTIASASTVSTITSVSTVSSIICASTVSTIASVSTVSTITCASTVSTIASVSTVSTITCASTVSTIASVSTVSTITCASIVSTITSVSTVSTITSASTVSTITSASTVSTITCASTVSTIASASTVITITSVSTVSTIAFVSTVSTITSASTVSTITSASTVSTIASASTVSSSAPHCIQLIRMSAGRQRLLKLSF, encoded by the coding sequence CACCATTGCTTCTGCATCTACTGTCAGCACCATCACTTCTGCATCTATTGTCATCACCATCGCTTCTGCATCTACTGTCAGCACCATCACTTCTGCATCTACTGTCAGCACCATCATTTATGCATCTACTGTCAGCACCATCACTTCTGCATCTACTGTCAGCACCATCACTTATGTATCTACTGTCAGCACCATCGCTTCTGTATTTACTGTCAGCACCATCACTTATGCATCTACTGTCAGCACCATCGCTTCTGCATCTACTGTCAGCACCATCACTTGTGCATCTACTGTCAGCACCATCACTTGTGCATCTACTGTCAGCACCATCACTTGTGCATCTACTGTCAGCACCATCACTTCTGCATCTACTGTCAGCACCATCACTTGTGCATCTACTGTCAGCACCATCACTTCTGCATCTACTGTCAGCACCATCACTTGTGCATCTACTGTCAGCACCATCACTTGTGCATCTACTGTCAGCACCATCACTTGTGCATCTACTGTCAGCACCATCACTTCTGCATCTACTGTCAGCACCATCACTTGTGCATCTACTGTCAGCACCATCACCTGTGCATCTACTGTCAGCACCATCACTTCTGCATCTACTGTCAGCACCATCACTTGTGCATCTACTGTCAGCATCATCACTTGTGCATCTACTGTCAGCACCATCACTTGTGCATCTACTGTCAGCCCCATCACTTCTGCATCTACTGTCAGCACCATCACTTCTGTATCTACTGTCAGCACCATCATTTGTGCATCTACTGTCAGCACCATCACTTCTGCATCTACTGTCAGCACCATCACTTGTGCATCTACTGTCAGCACCATCACTTGTGCATCTACTGTCAGCACCATCGCTTCTGTATCTACTGTCAGCACCATCACTTGTGCATCTATTGTCAGCACCATCACTTCTGTATCTACTGTCAGCACCATCACTTCTGTATCTACTGTCAGCACCATCACTTCTGTATCTACTGTCAGCACCATCGCTTCTGCATCTACTGTCAGCACCATCACTTCTGTATCTACTGTCAGCTCCATCATTTGTGCATCTACTGTCAGCACCATCGCTTCTGTATCTACTGTCAGCACCATCACTTGTGCATCTACTGTCAGCACCATCGCTTCTGTATCTACTGTCAGCACCATCACTTGTGCATCTACTGTCAGCACCATCGCTTCTGTATCTACTGTCAGCACCATCACTTGTGCATCTATTGTCAGCACCATCACTTCTGTATCTACTGTCAGCACCATCACTTCTGCATCTACTGTCAGCACCATCACTTCTGCATCTACTGTCAGCACCATCACTTGTGCATCTACTGTCAGCACCATCGCTTCTGCATCTACTGTCATCACCATCACTTCTGTATCTACTGTCAGCACCATCGCTTTTGTATCTACTGTCAGCACCATCACTTCTGCATCTACTGTCAGCACCATCACTTCTGCATCTACTGTCAGCACCATCGCTTCTGCATCTACTGTCAGCAGCTCTGCACCTCATTGCATACAGTTGATAAGAATGTCAGCTGGACGCCAACGGCTACTTAAACTTAGTTTTTAA